Proteins from a genomic interval of Alteromonas macleodii ATCC 27126:
- a CDS encoding flagellar protein FlaG has product MDIQSPFNAQSMFRKDNIDEPTAFDRNKLSEERAEISDSVFGKKALDVKVSSLEGDKDEKETLLDNTLQLDEAVKKVSDFLSAQNRDLLFNVDEQTQRTVVTVKDSSSGEVIRQIPSEEVLKLADRIQELQQDVGNSIGIFINSEI; this is encoded by the coding sequence GTGGATATTCAAAGCCCGTTTAACGCTCAAAGTATGTTTCGAAAAGACAACATTGATGAGCCCACAGCGTTTGATAGAAATAAACTTTCAGAAGAAAGAGCCGAAATCAGTGACTCAGTTTTCGGCAAAAAAGCTCTTGATGTTAAAGTTTCTAGTTTGGAAGGCGATAAAGATGAAAAGGAAACTTTACTGGACAATACTTTACAACTTGATGAAGCCGTTAAAAAAGTATCAGATTTTTTAAGTGCTCAAAACAGGGATTTACTATTTAATGTCGACGAACAGACTCAAAGAACGGTTGTGACAGTCAAAGATTCAAGCAGTGGCGAAGTTATTAGGCAAATCCCTTCAGAAGAAGTTTTAAAACTGGCTGATAGAATACAAGAGTTGCAGCAAGACGTCGGAAATAGTATTGGTATTTTTATTAATAGCGAAATATAG
- a CDS encoding sulfotransferase family protein, with amino-acid sequence MSENQLTVVLGMHRSGTSLVTSFVEAMGFMCGKYPMKPSKDNPNGYWEDEKIVAINDNLLASLGYYWYSLVWITPARLKQSDRYEALRTEAVSYLRELFAEHKKVALKDPRMCILLPFWVEVFSAIDADINIVLVKRNAESTASSLVKRDHLDYEYASQLIYLHWASIVQFLPSSYERFLIQYEDVKHNEKAVRESLMIYLDVVSCVQRLLFENDLEHHAVTTEPNYGFCWQGKMLRDFPNAEVDESRIKSLKHFYHALNVAYLHPMHQKYVINEIKTIADIFKYERVVLYGASELTSLLIGQLSDSIVIAVDRAATEEQDVKRYGFVFQPPQNLAEVKHDVILVGVTGRQSEVSSYLRQLSSKPIVFMETLLFKP; translated from the coding sequence ATGTCTGAAAATCAGTTAACCGTTGTGCTTGGGATGCACCGTTCCGGCACAAGCTTAGTGACTAGCTTTGTCGAAGCAATGGGGTTTATGTGTGGGAAATATCCCATGAAGCCCAGCAAAGATAATCCCAATGGGTATTGGGAGGATGAAAAGATTGTTGCAATTAACGATAACTTATTAGCATCATTGGGGTACTACTGGTATTCGCTGGTATGGATAACACCAGCAAGACTCAAGCAAAGTGATCGGTATGAAGCGCTGCGTACTGAAGCGGTAAGCTATCTACGTGAACTATTTGCAGAACACAAAAAAGTAGCTTTAAAAGACCCCCGCATGTGTATATTGTTGCCGTTTTGGGTAGAGGTGTTCTCTGCGATAGACGCGGACATTAACATTGTTCTGGTCAAGCGTAACGCGGAGTCAACGGCCAGTTCATTAGTTAAACGAGATCACTTAGACTACGAATATGCCTCCCAGCTTATTTATTTGCACTGGGCGTCGATTGTACAGTTTTTGCCTTCCAGTTATGAACGGTTCCTCATTCAATACGAGGATGTCAAACACAATGAAAAGGCGGTGAGGGAATCGTTGATGATATACCTTGATGTAGTATCCTGCGTTCAGCGTCTTTTATTTGAAAATGATCTGGAACATCATGCAGTAACAACCGAGCCTAATTACGGCTTTTGTTGGCAGGGTAAAATGTTGCGGGATTTCCCTAATGCTGAGGTGGACGAAAGCAGAATTAAATCGCTTAAACACTTTTATCACGCACTAAATGTCGCCTACTTGCATCCCATGCATCAAAAATATGTCATTAATGAAATTAAAACTATTGCCGATATTTTTAAGTATGAACGAGTCGTTTTATATGGCGCGAGTGAGCTTACGTCCTTGTTAATTGGGCAGCTATCTGATTCAATTGTGATTGCAGTTGATCGCGCAGCAACAGAAGAGCAGGACGTTAAACGCTATGGCTTTGTATTTCAGCCTCCCCAAAATCTTGCAGAAGTTAAACACGATGTGATCTTAGTTGGTGTAACCGGGCGACAATCCGAAGTATCTAGTTATCTTCGCCAGCTTTCCAGCAAACCTATTGTTTTTATGGAAACGTTGTTGTTCAAACCATAA
- a CDS encoding class I SAM-dependent methyltransferase, whose translation MESIEQIMASYPYDKGGITLEEAKALSRYAADVTLGVIVEIGSYKGKSALAFCHGVRSAQSVSTTPIYCIDPHKDFIGELGGIFGPNDRKDFFELMLQSGAYQEVSLVNLESTVLTKGWDKPIGLLFIDGDHRYGSVRDDYQSWYPHVIDGGIIAFDDSKFLSGQTLGSAQFVNELIIAGMQPIETVGKITFFRKPCQKREPTFTTGVRTLLVYAERNILSGGLIRFERLGRQLRKRGVNVSFCFEVTDGPWQPDGVDVVSVAEANQRKWGATLIPGAGFSEQFITLLESKQTDQFGIRIQAVLNDRSRRAHFIAVNRAFRPDCVYFNNSDWQDGSFTDFIAKRFSVIPGAVDCAHFYPSIKPKPSSHFYIGISTKSLERLLPVVEQLGHGKVLRIMGNIPHALKQTDLFRGLQQRNAIIEEGVIPEHALPAFYHSCHCVVHVEEFAGWANTAAEAMACGVPLVCTKAGTSAFALANKTALVLNDFSSEACVKAIKTVIDKPEEAIVRAAAGRIHIQRYDWDSTCDEIISLLHNDGREHYLRIPELNMYGKWPVDTRTEVLSIIEELVEGASILDAGSAEGYIDHQLLKAGCRRLDAIEMDGGRILTARALSGEDSRATFIHASIAPWDAFLDKHEDDLLAQYDLVLYLAVHQHIPKSDQKATLEGLLKRASNWFVLRTPVHYYQDNNLIDTIKQHGFTMYSEHLSDNSGGAGPIRLYKKG comes from the coding sequence GTGGAATCCATTGAACAGATAATGGCATCATATCCTTATGATAAAGGTGGAATTACACTTGAAGAGGCTAAAGCGTTGTCGCGATATGCCGCTGATGTCACACTGGGTGTTATTGTTGAAATTGGTTCATATAAAGGCAAGTCTGCACTAGCTTTTTGTCATGGTGTGCGTTCAGCTCAATCAGTATCAACAACGCCCATTTATTGCATCGACCCGCACAAGGACTTCATTGGTGAGCTCGGTGGCATTTTCGGTCCTAACGATAGAAAGGACTTTTTTGAGCTAATGCTGCAGAGTGGCGCTTATCAGGAGGTGAGCTTAGTTAATTTAGAGTCTACGGTGTTGACAAAAGGCTGGGATAAGCCTATTGGGTTACTCTTTATTGATGGTGATCACAGGTACGGCTCGGTCAGAGACGATTATCAAAGCTGGTACCCCCATGTGATTGACGGTGGAATTATTGCGTTTGACGACAGCAAATTTTTGAGTGGTCAAACACTGGGTTCGGCACAGTTTGTTAATGAACTTATTATCGCTGGGATGCAACCAATCGAAACGGTTGGCAAAATTACGTTTTTTAGAAAGCCTTGTCAGAAAAGAGAACCCACGTTCACGACCGGTGTGAGAACTCTGCTAGTGTACGCTGAGCGCAATATATTGAGCGGTGGCTTAATTCGCTTTGAGCGTTTGGGAAGGCAATTGCGAAAAAGAGGAGTTAATGTAAGTTTCTGCTTTGAAGTCACCGATGGTCCATGGCAACCTGATGGGGTTGACGTCGTTTCTGTTGCTGAGGCCAATCAACGAAAGTGGGGAGCAACTCTGATACCTGGTGCGGGTTTTTCTGAGCAGTTCATTACTTTATTAGAATCTAAACAAACAGATCAATTCGGGATTCGCATTCAAGCAGTATTAAATGATCGTTCACGCAGGGCACATTTTATTGCAGTTAACCGGGCTTTTAGGCCCGACTGTGTGTATTTTAATAACTCAGACTGGCAAGACGGCAGTTTTACTGACTTTATTGCCAAACGGTTCAGTGTTATACCAGGCGCTGTGGATTGCGCTCATTTTTATCCCTCCATCAAGCCAAAGCCATCGTCACACTTTTACATTGGTATCAGTACTAAATCACTGGAGCGATTGCTGCCGGTTGTGGAGCAATTAGGGCATGGTAAAGTATTACGTATTATGGGGAATATTCCTCACGCGTTGAAGCAAACTGACTTGTTCAGGGGACTTCAGCAACGTAATGCCATTATCGAAGAAGGGGTAATTCCTGAACATGCATTACCGGCGTTCTATCACTCATGCCATTGTGTTGTGCATGTCGAAGAATTTGCCGGTTGGGCTAATACTGCCGCTGAAGCTATGGCGTGTGGCGTGCCGTTGGTATGCACCAAAGCCGGAACCTCTGCGTTTGCATTGGCAAATAAAACGGCGCTGGTTCTGAACGATTTCTCATCCGAAGCTTGTGTTAAGGCGATTAAAACCGTCATTGATAAGCCTGAAGAGGCGATTGTCAGAGCTGCTGCCGGGAGAATTCACATTCAGCGCTATGATTGGGACAGTACCTGCGATGAAATTATTTCACTGTTGCATAATGATGGCCGAGAGCATTATTTACGTATACCTGAACTCAATATGTACGGTAAGTGGCCCGTTGACACCCGCACGGAGGTGTTGTCAATTATAGAAGAGTTGGTCGAAGGTGCTAGTATTTTGGATGCAGGGTCTGCGGAGGGGTACATTGATCATCAGTTGTTGAAGGCGGGTTGCCGAAGACTGGATGCGATTGAAATGGATGGTGGCCGGATTTTAACCGCCAGGGCACTCAGTGGTGAAGATTCCCGTGCGACATTCATTCACGCGAGCATTGCACCATGGGATGCTTTTTTAGATAAACACGAAGACGATTTACTAGCACAATATGATCTTGTTTTATATTTGGCGGTTCATCAGCATATTCCTAAATCAGACCAAAAGGCCACGCTTGAAGGGCTGTTAAAACGAGCATCCAACTGGTTTGTTCTTCGCACCCCGGTCCATTATTATCAGGACAATAATTTGATTGATACCATCAAGCAACATGGTTTTACTATGTACTCGGAACATCTTTCAGATAATTCCGGTGGTGCTGGGCCTATCAGATTGTATAAGAAGGGCTGA
- the fliD gene encoding flagellar filament capping protein FliD: protein MTIQSLGVGSGLALDSLVEQLITAERQPKEDRLNAKEENIESEISGLGKIKSKLSEFQDVVDELKSDREINGREPKVTNPTEDLDVLSAESANSALRGSYDIKVSQLASGSRITTDEGAFSSSSDNLLTSGSGSLTFSVGTEKSFTVSVGADTSLADLRELINDNEDNFGVTANIIETGTSAGPRLVFLSSETGSGNDLVITNDTGTPELDKLSTTGGSSNINPSNIENARNAIASVDGIEVQSQTNKFENTIQNVIFTVEELSPKQADGELSASKLTIGFDKEGLEEKIREFVDGYNSLVDELEKQSKYGASALEDDGALAGDSMIRGIKAGIASIVGGNISSSSLGGLFSLGVELNKDGRLEISSTDFGVGSGEDRLENALEDNFDDIALLFTDESEGIANQLSTYLEQYTSSSGLLNAREKSAKEERERVYDARESLELRMISYESLLRDRYLNLDQTVAQLNQTGAALFSIL from the coding sequence ATGACTATTCAATCTTTAGGTGTCGGTTCTGGGTTAGCGTTAGATAGCTTGGTAGAGCAGTTAATAACGGCTGAACGTCAGCCTAAAGAAGATAGGCTCAATGCAAAAGAAGAAAATATTGAATCTGAAATATCTGGCTTAGGCAAAATTAAGTCTAAGTTGTCGGAGTTTCAAGATGTTGTAGACGAACTAAAAAGCGATCGGGAAATTAACGGGCGTGAGCCAAAAGTTACAAACCCTACTGAAGACTTAGATGTATTATCAGCCGAATCGGCAAATTCTGCTTTAAGAGGCTCATACGACATTAAAGTCTCTCAACTGGCTTCAGGAAGTAGAATAACCACAGATGAAGGTGCTTTTTCTTCTAGCTCAGACAACTTATTAACGTCTGGAAGTGGTTCATTGACATTTAGTGTTGGTACTGAAAAATCCTTCACAGTATCTGTTGGCGCGGACACATCTCTTGCTGATTTAAGGGAATTAATAAACGACAACGAGGACAATTTTGGTGTAACAGCTAATATTATCGAAACCGGAACAAGCGCTGGCCCTCGCCTGGTGTTTCTTTCAAGTGAAACTGGATCTGGAAATGATTTGGTTATTACGAATGACACCGGCACACCTGAACTTGATAAATTATCAACCACTGGTGGAAGCAGTAATATCAATCCAAGCAATATAGAGAACGCCAGAAACGCAATAGCCTCAGTAGATGGGATAGAAGTTCAAAGTCAAACTAACAAATTTGAGAATACGATACAAAATGTTATTTTTACCGTGGAGGAGCTTTCACCAAAGCAAGCCGATGGTGAACTGAGTGCGTCGAAATTAACAATCGGTTTTGATAAAGAAGGTTTAGAGGAAAAAATCCGTGAGTTTGTCGATGGCTATAATAGCCTTGTGGACGAGCTCGAAAAGCAAAGTAAGTATGGTGCCTCTGCTTTGGAGGATGATGGAGCACTCGCTGGCGACTCTATGATTAGAGGGATAAAAGCTGGAATCGCTTCAATTGTCGGGGGAAATATCTCTTCTTCATCATTGGGTGGACTTTTCTCTCTCGGTGTAGAGTTGAACAAAGATGGTAGATTAGAAATTAGCTCGACCGACTTTGGAGTTGGCTCTGGTGAAGACCGACTTGAAAATGCGTTGGAAGATAATTTTGATGACATCGCCTTACTTTTTACTGATGAGAGTGAAGGGATAGCGAATCAATTATCAACCTATTTAGAGCAATATACATCTTCAAGTGGCCTATTAAATGCTCGTGAAAAATCAGCAAAGGAAGAGCGTGAGAGAGTATATGATGCGAGAGAGTCATTAGAATTGAGAATGATAAGTTACGAATCTCTTTTAAGAGACAGATATTTGAATTTAGACCAAACGGTTGCTCAGCTAAATCAAACTGGCGCAGCCTTGTTTTCTATACTTTAG
- a CDS encoding sulfotransferase domain-containing protein, whose protein sequence is MTKRIVVSFPKSGRSWLRYALELTEQASDIIFCHDEFEYNDSSKPPLSFDVDLRLKRYAQTGAKLVYVDRDTRDTIVSLYNQVTGRFADFFHYNDSISAFIRDEYFGVDNLIRFQKMWRTLASELNWLMVCYEEMHYDFENVLTRVCEYFDIHVYSERLADISELASFENMKKLEISGNSQRPWLTPRNDFPKVRKGVVGGYRTELSLADIEFIEQRMAFFGVETNINDVN, encoded by the coding sequence ATGACTAAGCGGATAGTGGTTTCGTTCCCTAAATCTGGTAGAAGCTGGTTAAGGTATGCACTTGAGTTAACGGAACAGGCTAGTGACATTATTTTCTGTCATGACGAGTTTGAATATAACGATAGCTCGAAGCCACCGCTGAGTTTTGACGTAGATTTACGACTTAAGCGCTACGCTCAGACAGGAGCTAAGCTAGTGTATGTAGACCGTGACACGCGAGATACTATTGTAAGTTTGTACAATCAGGTTACAGGCCGTTTTGCCGATTTTTTTCATTACAATGATAGCATCTCAGCTTTTATTCGAGATGAGTATTTTGGTGTTGATAACCTGATACGATTTCAAAAAATGTGGCGAACCCTTGCCAGTGAGCTGAACTGGTTAATGGTTTGCTACGAAGAGATGCATTATGATTTTGAGAATGTATTGACCCGCGTTTGCGAATATTTTGATATTCATGTTTATTCTGAGCGCCTGGCCGACATTTCAGAGCTAGCCTCTTTTGAAAACATGAAAAAGCTAGAAATAAGTGGAAACTCTCAACGTCCTTGGTTAACCCCAAGAAATGATTTTCCTAAGGTTCGTAAAGGTGTTGTTGGTGGTTACCGCACGGAGTTAAGCTTAGCTGACATTGAGTTCATAGAACAACGGATGGCATTTTTCGGGGTTGAAACAAATATAAATGATGTTAACTGA
- a CDS encoding glycosyltransferase family 2 protein, with translation MSHSPKISIIVPCYNHANFLPARLKSISKQSFTDFEIILLDDASSDNSQAVLHQFAGQEPRVSVTDFNSDNSGCVNDQWIKGVNLAKGKYIWIAESDDVSDSEFLEVMIAQFEKAPQIGMAYCDSMIIDESGKALFRYDFSCEDYISRWHQDFVMDGKSFIRDHLVFKNVIPNVSSALFKTECLRAALNKHNMKYCGDWYCYARLLSNSAVAYVHRPLNLFRAHIQSTRWHDQHSYKLALVEKKIILKEIRNMGIPGALESISKSYRRMFKNRHKFKRIGRLYSKLDTIIKHNTRVALYGYNDIAEYLILGFYPRVLFSVIFDKAKAGTETHGVPVITLSESALDDIDVVAICSFAYKDEMRISLDNLQFSGDIITI, from the coding sequence ATGTCTCACTCACCCAAGATATCAATCATAGTGCCCTGTTATAATCACGCGAATTTTTTGCCAGCAAGGCTGAAATCTATTTCAAAACAAAGCTTTACGGATTTTGAAATTATTTTGCTAGACGACGCAAGTTCGGACAACAGCCAAGCAGTTTTACATCAGTTTGCCGGACAAGAACCCCGAGTTTCTGTCACTGATTTTAACTCTGACAACAGCGGTTGTGTTAACGACCAATGGATTAAAGGAGTCAACCTAGCCAAAGGAAAGTACATTTGGATTGCGGAAAGTGATGATGTTTCAGATTCCGAGTTTCTAGAGGTAATGATAGCGCAATTTGAAAAAGCGCCGCAAATCGGTATGGCCTACTGTGACTCAATGATTATTGATGAGTCAGGAAAAGCGCTATTCAGGTACGATTTTAGTTGTGAGGATTATATCAGCCGCTGGCATCAGGATTTTGTAATGGACGGTAAATCATTTATTAGAGATCATCTGGTCTTTAAAAATGTGATACCGAATGTTAGTTCTGCTTTGTTTAAAACAGAGTGTCTGAGAGCGGCCCTGAACAAGCATAATATGAAATATTGTGGTGATTGGTATTGTTACGCGCGATTGTTATCGAATTCTGCCGTGGCCTACGTTCACAGACCGCTTAACTTATTCAGAGCACATATTCAGTCAACGCGATGGCACGACCAGCATAGTTACAAATTAGCGCTCGTTGAAAAAAAAATTATCCTTAAAGAAATTAGAAATATGGGTATTCCCGGAGCTCTCGAGAGCATTTCAAAGTCGTACCGGAGAATGTTTAAAAACCGGCATAAGTTTAAACGGATTGGAAGGCTTTACAGTAAACTGGATACCATTATTAAGCACAATACTCGAGTGGCGCTTTATGGTTATAACGATATTGCTGAATACTTGATCCTTGGTTTTTATCCGCGAGTCCTGTTTTCTGTAATCTTTGATAAGGCTAAAGCTGGCACTGAGACGCATGGTGTACCCGTAATCACCCTGTCAGAATCAGCGCTAGATGATATTGACGTGGTTGCAATTTGCTCATTCGCATATAAAGATGAAATGCGGATTTCACTAGATAATTTGCAGTTTTCCGGTGACATTATTACGATTTAA
- the fliS gene encoding flagellar export chaperone FliS, protein MALKGISAYKKGNLKQDIANADPHKLTLMLFQGALDRIAYAKGAMARKEYAQKSEHISRASSILIHLRDTLDLDVGGELSENLFSLYNYMIERLTDAHTQNDQMQLDEVSSLLGPIRDAWLEIPAEAKEEAYRLQNDKKQAL, encoded by the coding sequence GTGGCTTTAAAAGGTATTAGTGCCTACAAAAAGGGCAATCTAAAACAAGATATTGCAAATGCGGACCCGCATAAGTTAACTCTTATGCTATTTCAGGGAGCATTAGACAGAATTGCTTACGCTAAAGGTGCGATGGCGCGTAAAGAGTACGCACAAAAGTCAGAGCATATATCCAGAGCGAGCTCTATTCTCATTCACTTGAGAGATACTCTGGATTTGGATGTCGGTGGTGAGTTAAGTGAGAATTTGTTTAGTCTCTATAACTACATGATAGAGCGTCTCACTGATGCCCATACTCAAAACGATCAAATGCAACTCGATGAAGTTTCATCATTGCTAGGCCCCATACGTGATGCTTGGTTAGAAATTCCTGCTGAAGCCAAAGAAGAAGCCTACAGGCTGCAGAATGATAAGAAACAAGCGCTATAG
- a CDS encoding 6-hydroxymethylpterin diphosphokinase MptE-like protein — protein MLKDIKYFIDQDTERQEQLEVSWSNKIKENRLASLDVFKQTMPNIYQVLNSAKEYPESVFVNKEGELDIVNISTGKAFYGHDVNKSISNHLERFSANPHVVSFNSSSKVESLPREIEVLVVFGLGLGQHLIPLLQNYKIKHLVIYEPNLGYLDCSLSSGIWKQVFEIAAVKKTGVYLQTQLEPRRILVEFGELYDFSPFRHIYVYQHYHSELFDNTIAYLSTVTLNELGSMLRRPLLKRTHVDSLVPWPPIVRSREWSDEHLNEKRYQKNLEIFSLFFPDIANEFRQYKANKWKPLANASGEVNIFHIETNSALYGDSPVDMEHEAYNAFVKAPTKERLALTSKQGKSYSHSHQRMVKKIEKLFKGLSADEESLPDEVRALLLFGIGAGYKLQELYSNFEIDSLFICEPNRDFFYASLYAIDWNTIFTKANECNKRIYLNIGDDGSNLAKDLLTQLHAIGTHIIESMYFSQGYDNEKLKPAINNLHEELRGIIALGEYFDYSRYDVAHAKWAIENGVRIFDKSQQEPLVNELAETPVFIIGNGPSLDTLMPTIVAKKEKAIIISCGTALQALYKNNITPDFHAEIENCRATFDWAVRIGDIEFLKTVNLISCCGVHPDTIGLYKDTFLSMKEGAASTEIIKELLNDFNYPELKFAYPTVANFAINFALSAGFKQLYLLGIDLGFVDDKYHHSQYSGYYENGLELYSYATRANSSLLVRGNFRPYVSTKYEFNLARKVLEKAISAFPKADVFNLNDGAFIDGALSLSPDEVLTLSSSDDKKRALDWVINKAHNPILDKSFKSKFDTRFNNAMLINEVQGFTNLLFNEGITKERIKRLVELQREFVVDSFLNRHSIFLYYYNGSVNYINGILSKLLCLRNEFYFNEKASFVLNVWKKFIEDTLVSLSIYPDEFDAVTTFTLDRQKKALKNFLNEKRINFYSKTSSEVDGFYKRNVLKSFQDEKNTLNYQIEVLHDLNDLRLQDAQVHRIAFVIKDPKILTDLLLRKVSYPPFTIIFFPFDIEEKLRRAFFSAITILTSSEHVKLAIPKNISNVWGKLVFNGLSKLNLKKLNVYESDYLLIFSDVILREDDLLNGVGDRFQFIPNATHSFLYEKVMQ, from the coding sequence ATGCTTAAAGATATAAAGTATTTTATTGATCAAGATACCGAGCGGCAAGAGCAGTTAGAGGTATCATGGTCGAACAAGATAAAAGAGAATAGGTTGGCTAGTTTAGATGTATTCAAACAAACAATGCCAAATATTTATCAAGTCTTAAATAGCGCTAAAGAATATCCAGAAAGTGTTTTTGTAAACAAAGAGGGCGAATTAGACATTGTAAACATTTCCACAGGAAAGGCGTTTTATGGACATGATGTTAATAAAAGCATTTCTAACCATCTGGAAAGGTTTTCAGCAAATCCTCATGTAGTTTCCTTTAATTCATCGAGTAAGGTTGAGAGTTTACCCCGAGAAATTGAAGTGTTGGTTGTGTTTGGTCTTGGCCTTGGCCAGCATTTAATACCACTTCTGCAAAATTATAAAATAAAGCATCTTGTCATATACGAGCCCAACTTAGGTTATCTTGACTGTTCGTTATCATCAGGTATATGGAAACAGGTTTTCGAAATTGCTGCAGTGAAGAAAACAGGAGTCTATCTGCAAACACAGCTAGAGCCGAGAAGAATACTAGTGGAATTTGGTGAGTTGTATGATTTTTCGCCTTTTAGACATATCTATGTGTATCAGCATTATCACTCAGAACTTTTTGACAATACGATAGCCTATTTATCCACAGTAACACTTAATGAATTAGGTTCCATGCTACGGCGTCCGCTTCTTAAACGAACGCATGTTGATAGTCTAGTGCCTTGGCCGCCGATCGTAAGATCTCGAGAGTGGTCAGATGAGCACCTGAACGAAAAGAGATATCAAAAGAACCTCGAAATATTCTCTTTGTTCTTTCCGGATATTGCAAACGAATTTCGTCAGTATAAAGCTAATAAATGGAAGCCGTTAGCAAATGCTAGTGGAGAAGTGAATATTTTCCATATAGAGACAAATTCTGCTCTTTACGGTGACTCGCCGGTGGACATGGAGCATGAGGCCTATAATGCTTTCGTCAAAGCACCTACAAAAGAGCGGCTCGCGTTAACTTCTAAACAAGGAAAATCATATTCTCATTCTCACCAACGAATGGTTAAAAAAATTGAAAAACTATTTAAAGGGCTCTCGGCAGATGAAGAAAGCTTACCTGACGAGGTGCGTGCGTTACTTTTGTTTGGTATAGGGGCAGGCTACAAGCTTCAAGAATTATACTCGAATTTCGAAATAGATTCTCTTTTCATTTGCGAACCTAATCGAGACTTTTTCTATGCATCTTTGTACGCCATAGACTGGAATACTATTTTTACCAAAGCTAATGAATGCAATAAACGAATCTATTTAAATATTGGTGACGATGGTTCCAATTTAGCCAAAGATTTGTTAACTCAGTTACACGCTATTGGCACTCATATAATAGAGTCCATGTATTTTTCTCAAGGCTATGATAACGAAAAGTTAAAACCTGCTATAAACAACTTACATGAAGAGTTGAGGGGGATTATAGCCCTTGGGGAGTATTTTGATTACTCAAGATATGACGTTGCTCATGCCAAATGGGCGATTGAGAATGGTGTTCGAATTTTTGATAAGAGCCAACAAGAGCCCCTTGTAAATGAATTGGCTGAGACTCCTGTCTTTATAATAGGAAATGGCCCGTCGCTTGATACATTAATGCCTACAATCGTAGCTAAAAAAGAGAAAGCTATAATAATTTCTTGTGGTACAGCGCTACAGGCTCTTTATAAAAATAATATTACCCCTGATTTCCATGCAGAAATAGAGAATTGCAGAGCAACTTTTGATTGGGCTGTGCGCATAGGAGATATCGAATTTCTTAAGACTGTTAATTTGATAAGTTGCTGTGGGGTACATCCAGACACGATAGGTCTGTACAAGGATACATTTTTAAGTATGAAAGAAGGAGCTGCTTCAACGGAAATTATAAAAGAGCTATTGAATGATTTTAATTACCCAGAGTTGAAGTTTGCATATCCTACAGTTGCCAATTTTGCGATAAACTTCGCGCTAAGCGCTGGTTTTAAACAACTGTATCTATTAGGTATTGATCTTGGTTTTGTTGATGATAAGTATCATCATTCTCAATACTCAGGGTATTATGAAAACGGCTTAGAGTTATATAGTTATGCAACTCGAGCAAATTCTTCATTACTGGTGAGAGGAAACTTTAGACCATACGTATCTACTAAATATGAATTTAATTTGGCAAGAAAAGTACTTGAAAAAGCCATATCGGCTTTTCCGAAAGCTGATGTTTTCAATTTAAATGATGGTGCATTCATAGATGGCGCATTATCACTTTCCCCTGATGAGGTTCTCACCCTTAGTTCGAGTGACGATAAAAAAAGAGCTTTGGATTGGGTTATAAACAAAGCCCATAATCCTATTCTTGATAAAAGTTTTAAAAGTAAATTTGATACTAGATTTAATAATGCAATGCTGATTAATGAAGTCCAAGGTTTTACTAATCTACTCTTCAATGAGGGGATAACAAAAGAGCGCATAAAAAGACTTGTCGAATTGCAAAGAGAATTTGTTGTGGACTCCTTCTTAAATAGACACTCTATTTTTCTTTACTATTATAACGGAAGTGTAAATTATATAAACGGAATTTTAAGTAAGTTACTTTGTCTGAGAAATGAATTTTATTTCAATGAGAAGGCAAGTTTCGTGTTAAATGTGTGGAAAAAATTCATCGAAGATACTTTGGTAAGTTTATCTATTTATCCAGATGAATTTGATGCCGTCACTACTTTTACACTTGATAGACAAAAAAAAGCTTTGAAAAACTTCTTAAATGAGAAACGAATAAATTTTTACAGTAAAACCAGTAGTGAGGTTGATGGCTTTTATAAAAGAAATGTTCTTAAAAGTTTTCAGGATGAAAAAAATACGTTGAATTATCAAATAGAAGTTTTGCATGATTTAAATGATTTGAGATTGCAGGACGCTCAGGTTCATCGAATTGCTTTTGTCATAAAAGATCCTAAAATTTTGACTGATTTGTTATTGAGAAAGGTTTCATACCCACCATTCACCATAATTTTCTTTCCATTTGATATTGAAGAAAAATTAAGGAGAGCCTTTTTTAGCGCAATAACTATTCTCACTAGCAGTGAACATGTTAAATTGGCTATCCCAAAAAACATTTCAAATGTATGGGGGAAGCTGGTATTTAACGGTTTATCAAAGCTAAATTTGAAGAAATTAAATGTATATGAATCAGATTACCTGTTAATTTTTTCAGATGTTATTCTTAGGGAAGATGACCTATTAAATGGAGTTGGTGATAGGTTTCAATTTATACCTAATGCCACGCACTCCTTTCTTTATGAGAAAGTAATGCAATAA